One window from the genome of Candidatus Chlorohelix allophototropha encodes:
- a CDS encoding FHA domain-containing protein — translation MPNPFFIVQRGPDIGRRYELEKNQITIGRSDDNDISFDDPYVSRYHAVIKVLSGEWAIIDLGSENPVLIKDTALEAGTPYNLLHRDIVRIGQNILSYQNPATAPARPVAPIPEKVSVADSLKVPEPAQPVYTAPVSNYDAPTPPPAQVYAPPVPDAGATVVGTNYAAMMTTPAPTPEPAPVPPPAPIVEEPVAPTPPPVQAAYPDDKPTNPPVSYAPPISEEDAGSTMVGNYSQYSQPYQPVQPQTPPASQPPQQPEQQPYQSYDQYNQYGQYGQYGQYGQYGQYGQQNYQQYEQPQYGSNLPTENDSTKVIGGSTANKTPENEEAPTSYVNYNQYNPQPTPTPPTPPKEEKKEPEYDPDDAPTTVIRIDKSKLQQ, via the coding sequence ATGCCAAATCCTTTCTTCATTGTACAGCGTGGACCTGATATAGGCAGACGCTACGAATTGGAAAAAAACCAGATTACCATCGGACGCAGCGATGATAATGATATTTCGTTTGACGATCCGTATGTTTCGCGCTACCACGCGGTTATTAAGGTTCTGTCAGGTGAATGGGCAATAATCGATCTAGGAAGTGAAAACCCGGTATTAATCAAGGATACCGCGCTTGAAGCGGGGACACCTTATAACCTCCTGCATCGTGACATTGTACGAATCGGGCAGAATATTTTAAGCTACCAGAACCCGGCTACCGCTCCGGCACGCCCGGTTGCGCCAATTCCAGAAAAAGTATCGGTGGCAGATTCATTAAAAGTGCCAGAACCCGCTCAACCTGTTTACACAGCGCCGGTTTCTAACTACGATGCGCCAACCCCACCCCCAGCGCAAGTATATGCGCCACCTGTCCCCGATGCCGGAGCAACCGTGGTTGGTACTAACTACGCGGCAATGATGACAACCCCAGCGCCTACGCCAGAACCTGCGCCTGTACCACCGCCTGCGCCTATAGTTGAAGAACCTGTTGCGCCTACGCCGCCCCCGGTGCAAGCCGCATACCCGGACGACAAACCCACCAACCCTCCGGTTTCATATGCACCGCCGATTTCGGAAGAGGATGCCGGTTCTACAATGGTCGGTAATTATAGTCAGTATAGCCAACCTTACCAACCAGTACAGCCACAAACCCCGCCAGCGTCGCAACCGCCACAGCAGCCTGAGCAACAGCCTTATCAAAGCTATGACCAATACAACCAGTACGGGCAGTATGGTCAATACGGGCAATATGGACAGTATGGGCAATACGGGCAGCAAAATTACCAGCAATATGAGCAGCCACAATACGGGAGTAACTTGCCAACCGAAAACGACTCTACTAAGGTAATAGGTGGCAGCACTGCCAACAAAACGCCGGAAAATGAAGAAGCTCCTACCAGTTATGTAAACTACAACCAATATAACCCACAACCGACTCCGACTCCGCCGACTCCTCCTAAAGAGGAGAAGAAAGAGCCAGAATATGACCCGGACGATGCGCCTACTACGGTTATCAGAATTGATAAGTCTAAGTTGCAACAATAA
- a CDS encoding bifunctional acetate--CoA ligase family protein/GNAT family N-acetyltransferase, with translation MPGGQAGNVLYHQRHPLDSFFAPRNVAMIGATDTAGSIGRTVLWNLISSPFGGTVFPVNFKHHSVLGIKAYHKVKDIPEKLDLAIIATPAQGVPELMRECVEVGIKNAIIISSGFKDRGEEGVRLEKQILEEARRGKMRLVGPNSLGVMCPPSGLNATCARHTAQPGNVAFISQSAAVTSTVLDWSLSENVGFSAVVAVGSMLDVGWGELISYFGSDQQTKSIVVYMETLNDVRSFLSAAREVSLNKPLIVLKAGTQNGRHSALSHTGTLTGRDDVFEAAFRRCGVLRVNRISELFDLAEVLAKQPRPRGRRLTIITNTGAAGILATDALTALKGELAPLPESIIQQLNESLPTHWSKSNPIDIMGDASPQRYAKALEIALKNPESDGAMVILAAHPESAPNETAEALKEVVKNIRVPVLASWMGRSDAVEGTASLNRFGIPTFPYPDTAARMFCHMWRYNENLHNLYETPVAIPDTIKDEVAGRAEVEAIIAAARKDNRTTLSEIESKHILEAYHIPTIPAQLAVTLEEALQCADGISYPVSIMAHIRGNIRSAEYCGEKNNLLDERALRTAYLDIAESISNQIGKENFLGVTVQPSTFWEGIELIIGSSVDPQFGPILMFGSGGKLVESYNDRAITLPPLNTTLARRMVERTRIFGALANNKICGGVDLEELERLLVRFSRLVVEQRWIKEIDINPVLASPEGLVALHARMVLHDPSVAEENLPQLAIRPYPTHYLEQWFAKDKTSVIIRPIRPEDEPLVVKYHETLSERSVYFRYLHMLSLNQRIEHDRLTKICFIDYDREIALVIDYEDPETKEHQILGIGRLSKVYGTNEAEFAILISDNQQGRGYGKELLLRLIQIGRDEKLDKIIGYIHPENMDMQRVCERVGFKRRYSMEEGLIEVWIAL, from the coding sequence ATGCCCGGTGGACAAGCAGGCAATGTACTTTATCATCAAAGACATCCACTAGACTCTTTCTTTGCGCCCCGCAACGTAGCCATGATCGGCGCAACCGATACAGCAGGTAGTATCGGACGTACTGTCCTTTGGAACCTTATCAGTAGCCCCTTCGGCGGCACTGTTTTTCCCGTAAACTTCAAGCACCATAGCGTGCTAGGTATCAAAGCATACCACAAAGTTAAGGATATACCGGAAAAACTCGACCTAGCAATTATAGCTACCCCCGCCCAGGGAGTGCCAGAGCTGATGCGTGAGTGTGTTGAAGTGGGCATTAAAAATGCCATCATTATATCTTCCGGCTTCAAAGATCGGGGTGAAGAGGGTGTGCGGCTGGAAAAGCAAATCCTAGAAGAAGCGCGGCGCGGTAAAATGCGCTTGGTGGGACCGAATAGCCTCGGTGTAATGTGCCCCCCCAGCGGCTTAAATGCTACTTGCGCGCGCCATACCGCCCAACCGGGTAACGTGGCTTTCATCAGCCAAAGCGCCGCCGTGACAAGCACCGTATTGGATTGGAGCCTAAGTGAAAATGTCGGCTTTAGCGCAGTGGTAGCGGTTGGCTCGATGCTAGATGTCGGTTGGGGGGAACTCATCAGCTATTTTGGTAGCGACCAACAGACCAAAAGTATCGTAGTTTATATGGAAACCCTGAACGATGTGCGTTCTTTCTTGTCGGCAGCACGGGAAGTTTCGCTCAACAAGCCGCTGATTGTGCTAAAAGCTGGCACTCAGAACGGCAGGCATTCTGCCCTTTCACATACCGGGACGTTAACCGGTAGAGACGACGTTTTTGAAGCAGCTTTCCGGCGCTGCGGTGTATTAAGAGTCAATCGCATATCGGAACTGTTCGATCTGGCAGAGGTACTTGCCAAACAACCTCGCCCAAGAGGTCGCCGCTTGACCATTATTACCAATACAGGGGCTGCCGGAATATTGGCTACGGATGCGCTCACCGCGCTTAAAGGCGAACTTGCACCCTTGCCAGAATCTATAATACAGCAATTGAACGAGAGTTTGCCAACTCACTGGAGTAAATCTAACCCGATTGATATTATGGGAGATGCCAGCCCACAGCGTTACGCCAAAGCCCTTGAAATTGCCCTCAAAAACCCGGAAAGCGATGGGGCGATGGTAATCCTTGCGGCACATCCAGAATCAGCGCCCAACGAAACTGCTGAAGCTCTCAAGGAAGTGGTGAAAAATATCCGCGTTCCGGTACTGGCAAGTTGGATGGGACGCTCGGATGCGGTAGAAGGTACTGCCAGCCTGAACCGTTTCGGCATCCCAACCTTCCCTTACCCAGATACTGCCGCCCGTATGTTTTGCCATATGTGGCGCTACAACGAAAATCTACACAACCTTTACGAGACTCCTGTTGCTATCCCGGATACAATCAAGGATGAGGTGGCAGGGCGCGCCGAGGTAGAAGCGATCATCGCCGCCGCCCGTAAAGACAATCGCACCACCCTTTCCGAGATTGAGTCGAAACATATTCTGGAAGCCTACCACATCCCTACTATTCCGGCGCAACTTGCGGTAACTCTGGAAGAAGCGTTGCAATGTGCTGACGGAATCAGCTATCCGGTTTCTATTATGGCGCACATCCGCGGCAACATTCGAAGCGCGGAATATTGCGGAGAAAAAAATAACCTGCTGGACGAACGGGCGTTACGGACAGCGTATCTTGATATTGCCGAGTCAATCAGCAACCAGATAGGCAAGGAAAATTTCCTCGGTGTCACAGTACAGCCTTCCACTTTCTGGGAAGGGATTGAATTGATCATCGGCAGCAGCGTTGACCCCCAGTTCGGTCCAATCCTCATGTTCGGTTCAGGTGGCAAGTTGGTAGAAAGCTACAACGACCGCGCCATTACTCTGCCACCCTTGAATACCACTCTAGCGCGTCGTATGGTTGAACGCACCCGAATTTTTGGCGCTCTTGCCAATAATAAAATTTGTGGTGGAGTTGACCTTGAAGAATTGGAGAGGCTTTTGGTCAGGTTCAGCCGTTTGGTGGTTGAACAACGCTGGATTAAAGAAATTGATATTAACCCGGTGCTGGCTTCTCCCGAAGGACTGGTAGCTTTACACGCCCGCATGGTGTTGCACGACCCCTCAGTAGCCGAAGAAAACCTGCCGCAACTCGCCATCCGACCCTACCCTACCCATTATCTCGAACAGTGGTTTGCCAAAGATAAAACTTCTGTCATCATTCGCCCGATTCGCCCGGAAGATGAGCCGCTGGTCGTCAAATACCACGAAACCCTCTCCGAGCGTAGCGTCTATTTTAGATACCTGCACATGCTCAGTCTGAATCAACGTATCGAGCATGATCGTTTAACTAAAATCTGCTTCATTGATTATGACCGGGAAATTGCGCTGGTGATTGATTATGAAGACCCCGAAACCAAAGAACATCAAATACTTGGAATCGGACGCTTGAGCAAGGTTTACGGCACAAATGAGGCGGAATTTGCCATATTAATCAGCGATAACCAACAGGGACGCGGCTACGGCAAAGAACTGCTTTTGCGCCTAATTCAGATTGGACGCGATGAGAAGCTCGACAAAATCATAGGCTACATCCACCCTGAGAACATGGACATGCAGCGAGTCTGCGAGCGAGTCGGTTTCAAACGCCGTTATTCGATGGAGGAAGGCTTAATAGAAGTCTGGATAGCGCTTTAG
- a CDS encoding S8 family peptidase produces MILKGTVIKHGLPPVLCLIWVLLANLLLLACGTEPTPAPHPVIIDSKTDTMLSDLLLKYNTGGLDAARQFAHDSGLLDEQDRVRFELTLDSSTNLPTVKQKLEQMGAIVTASYEHYLSIRVSLPELVKRSGQQDFWNDLGSLSAVRDLKVILQPPTADIFAPQEGLKATGAEVWQQAGYNGKGVKVGIIDSGFAGFRDYFGNGLPPSNQVTFQSFVYGEGEGSGKHGVSVSEIINSYAPEAQLYLAAIEDEIGFAKAVNWLMENRVQIIQVSLAWGGLWPSDGSSLLSSKLTEARNAGALPVVSAGNYGRAHYAGNFKPDTNGFNRFGSTEGAITLKFTATSDNCWVSLRWDENWDAPSTNLDLYILDENKQPKGSSRNLQGDGSNKPPVELAPFHAEPNRTYYIQVRNAGKGGEGVHFNLYAYNASFEEYDPSGSLAAPGDAKGAITVGAVSWRDNTLEPYSSRGPTQDGRKKPELVAPTGVTLRSVGQNQVFSGTSAAAPQVAGIAAVILSAAPALNANQLETYLHRNIQPFKSEDPNATGWGEAHFGAIEALQGGVAELLGAEVAGPVVNDNFTDYRGGLPDNYQAYYGTLPDGTTAYFVRVGKPNELNWSVYSNRIYREFKIDFTAGFSNAVKEDGYFYGVLFWQRSATAYYLFCVSGNAFAVLERNGDSWREIVPWTASNMFNINSGNLRFSLEATAGYLKIKAQGMGLISVPLQNPTLGGNMGFVTGKFGGTAAITGGIFNQPLAMFSDLAITPLSSQ; encoded by the coding sequence ATGATACTAAAAGGGACGGTAATAAAACACGGGTTACCGCCCGTTCTTTGTCTTATATGGGTGCTACTCGCCAACCTATTGCTGCTGGCTTGTGGCACAGAACCTACGCCTGCCCCACATCCGGTAATTATCGATAGCAAAACGGATACGATGCTATCGGATTTATTGCTGAAATACAACACGGGCGGTCTGGATGCAGCTAGACAATTCGCCCACGATAGCGGTTTATTAGATGAACAGGATCGGGTACGCTTCGAACTAACGCTAGATAGTAGCACAAACTTGCCGACTGTTAAGCAAAAGCTGGAACAGATGGGGGCAATTGTGACGGCTTCCTACGAACATTACCTGTCGATACGAGTCAGCCTACCAGAACTGGTAAAACGCAGTGGTCAACAAGATTTTTGGAATGATTTAGGCTCTTTAAGCGCAGTACGCGACCTAAAAGTGATTCTCCAACCGCCCACCGCCGATATTTTTGCGCCACAGGAAGGGTTGAAAGCGACAGGGGCAGAGGTTTGGCAACAGGCGGGTTATAACGGTAAAGGGGTCAAAGTAGGGATAATAGATAGCGGTTTCGCCGGATTCCGCGATTATTTTGGAAACGGGCTACCACCAAGCAATCAAGTAACTTTCCAATCCTTCGTTTATGGGGAGGGGGAAGGTTCTGGAAAACATGGCGTATCGGTATCAGAAATAATCAATAGCTACGCCCCGGAAGCGCAATTGTATTTGGCAGCTATCGAGGATGAGATCGGATTTGCCAAAGCAGTGAATTGGCTGATGGAAAATCGGGTGCAGATTATTCAAGTGTCGCTGGCATGGGGTGGTTTATGGCCTAGCGATGGTAGCAGCCTTCTTTCTTCGAAACTGACTGAGGCGAGAAACGCGGGGGCATTGCCGGTTGTATCAGCAGGTAACTACGGACGAGCGCATTATGCAGGCAATTTTAAGCCTGATACTAACGGCTTTAACCGCTTTGGTAGCACTGAGGGAGCAATAACCCTGAAGTTTACCGCTACATCTGATAATTGCTGGGTTTCGTTGCGCTGGGATGAGAATTGGGACGCACCTTCAACGAATCTGGACCTTTACATTTTGGATGAGAATAAGCAGCCTAAAGGCAGTTCTCGTAATTTGCAAGGAGATGGCAGCAATAAGCCCCCGGTTGAATTGGCGCCTTTCCACGCTGAACCTAATCGGACTTATTATATTCAGGTGCGTAACGCAGGCAAAGGTGGTGAAGGGGTACATTTTAACCTATATGCCTATAACGCCAGTTTCGAGGAATATGATCCATCAGGCAGCCTTGCTGCTCCCGGTGATGCAAAAGGGGCAATTACAGTTGGAGCAGTATCGTGGCGTGATAATACGCTTGAACCCTATAGCAGTCGTGGTCCCACTCAGGATGGGCGCAAGAAACCGGAATTGGTAGCGCCAACGGGAGTAACCTTGCGGAGTGTAGGGCAAAATCAGGTGTTCAGCGGAACAAGTGCAGCAGCCCCTCAAGTGGCAGGGATAGCAGCGGTAATTTTGAGCGCAGCCCCAGCTTTGAACGCGAACCAATTGGAAACATACCTTCACCGCAACATCCAGCCTTTTAAGAGCGAAGACCCCAACGCCACCGGATGGGGAGAAGCTCATTTTGGAGCAATTGAGGCGTTGCAGGGTGGCGTAGCAGAATTATTAGGGGCTGAGGTAGCTGGCCCGGTTGTGAACGACAACTTTACCGATTATCGAGGGGGTTTGCCGGATAACTATCAAGCATATTACGGTACATTGCCGGATGGTACAACCGCCTATTTTGTCAGGGTAGGCAAACCAAACGAACTTAATTGGAGTGTGTATTCAAACCGAATTTATCGTGAGTTCAAAATAGATTTCACGGCGGGATTCTCAAATGCAGTTAAAGAGGATGGCTACTTTTACGGGGTATTATTCTGGCAACGCAGTGCTACCGCTTACTACCTTTTCTGCGTAAGCGGCAACGCCTTTGCAGTGCTTGAACGCAACGGAGATAGTTGGCGCGAGATTGTACCTTGGACAGCCAGTAATATGTTTAATATAAATAGCGGGAATTTGCGATTTAGTCTTGAAGCAACCGCCGGATATCTTAAAATAAAAGCGCAGGGTATGGGTTTAATCAGTGTACCGCTCCAAAATCCCACATTAGGCGGAAATATGGGTTTCGTTACAGGGAAATTTGGAGGGACGGCTGCTATTACCGGGGGGATTTTTAACCAACCGTTGGCAATGTTCAGTGATTTAGCAATTACACCTTTATCGAGTCAATAA
- a CDS encoding DUF2625 family protein: MKNRTLTELIDSTDSAWSLIHTWLAHAKNNYQILPGTETAKAHTLLKLQVTTRSPMGAIAFHCGGILFDYGWLRFLGSGNSNISGNLLSWNKYLDMGVEPQLKDALIIAYDVIGGFFAINGGAFKGTQGNIFYLAPDTLEWEDMEKTYSDFLYWAIVGDLALFYQNARWHSWEEEVLKLKGEEGFSIYPPLWAKGEAVEARSRKVVPISSLWKLHMEF, from the coding sequence GTGAAAAATCGCACTTTAACTGAGCTTATTGATTCAACTGATTCAGCTTGGTCTCTTATTCATACTTGGTTAGCCCACGCCAAGAATAATTATCAAATCCTTCCGGGAACAGAAACTGCCAAAGCGCATACTCTTTTAAAACTTCAGGTTACGACTCGTTCCCCGATGGGCGCGATAGCATTTCATTGTGGCGGGATTCTCTTTGATTATGGCTGGTTAAGATTCTTAGGTTCTGGTAATAGTAACATTTCGGGTAATCTTCTAAGCTGGAACAAGTATTTAGATATGGGCGTAGAACCTCAATTAAAGGATGCGTTGATAATCGCCTATGATGTGATAGGGGGTTTCTTTGCCATAAACGGTGGCGCATTTAAAGGTACACAAGGAAATATTTTCTATCTAGCCCCGGATACACTAGAGTGGGAGGACATGGAAAAAACCTATTCCGACTTCCTGTACTGGGCGATAGTGGGAGATTTAGCCCTATTTTACCAAAACGCCAGATGGCATAGTTGGGAAGAGGAAGTATTAAAGCTAAAAGGCGAAGAGGGTTTTTCAATATACCCACCGCTATGGGCAAAAGGCGAGGCGGTAGAGGCAAGAAGCAGAAAAGTTGTGCCAATTTCTAGTTTGTGGAAATTGCATATGGAATTTTAA
- a CDS encoding FHA domain-containing protein: MQLIVQSGSDAGKSFNLENQLVVLGRQVGCDIVLNDTQISRRHAQFENRSGTIFITDLGSANGSYVNSQRLAPNTPRALQPGDIIKIGDNSMQFAATAAPTQMAMPSAPMQPPVYPVQPQGYQPYNTPPVQPQPQAYQPQAYQPQPQAYQPQAYQPYAPAPAPKKKGGAGIIVLIVALLVLIGGGAVAGFFVLSGNKDNTPTPGTAVANTPGGVRTTGGANGTTGIATTAILVTTVATGASGTNAPPPSPAPSTVAAVATKVPVIPVTTVASVGGTGGTVNNFGVSVTFPNDWKTSSREETNNVGTIQGISPEGAFVSILRFPGLGGDLQARADQFISAFKNQNSKLSVTVQPEVNRNGVVTFEVEYPNPNSLTFHEYIMLTQNSNRDAYLIELGAEKSKIASFNNTFGDILDSLQFS, from the coding sequence ATGCAGCTAATCGTGCAAAGCGGTTCGGACGCTGGAAAGTCTTTCAATCTAGAGAACCAGCTAGTAGTTTTGGGCAGGCAGGTTGGTTGTGATATTGTCCTAAATGACACGCAAATATCCCGCCGTCACGCCCAATTTGAAAACCGTAGTGGTACGATATTTATAACCGACCTCGGTTCCGCTAACGGAAGTTATGTTAATAGCCAAAGGCTCGCGCCGAATACTCCCCGCGCTTTGCAACCCGGAGATATTATTAAAATTGGCGACAACAGTATGCAATTTGCAGCAACAGCCGCCCCTACCCAGATGGCAATGCCCAGCGCACCGATGCAACCTCCGGTTTATCCTGTGCAACCGCAGGGGTATCAGCCCTACAACACGCCTCCGGTACAACCCCAACCCCAAGCTTACCAGCCGCAGGCTTATCAGCCCCAACCCCAAGCTTATCAACCGCAGGCATACCAACCTTATGCCCCTGCCCCTGCTCCCAAGAAAAAGGGCGGCGCTGGCATAATTGTCTTGATTGTAGCTTTGCTGGTATTGATCGGTGGGGGCGCAGTAGCGGGATTTTTTGTACTGAGTGGCAACAAGGATAACACGCCAACTCCCGGTACGGCAGTTGCCAACACTCCCGGCGGAGTGAGAACCACCGGTGGTGCAAATGGTACAACCGGAATAGCCACAACCGCTATTTTAGTGACTACCGTAGCTACCGGGGCAAGCGGTACCAACGCACCGCCACCCTCTCCCGCCCCTTCTACGGTTGCGGCAGTAGCAACTAAAGTGCCGGTTATTCCGGTTACAACCGTAGCCTCAGTTGGTGGGACTGGTGGTACGGTTAATAACTTTGGAGTAAGCGTTACCTTTCCTAACGACTGGAAAACCAGTTCGCGGGAAGAAACCAATAATGTAGGAACCATTCAAGGCATTAGCCCTGAAGGAGCTTTTGTCTCAATCCTGCGCTTTCCCGGATTAGGTGGAGATTTGCAAGCTCGTGCCGATCAATTTATTAGCGCCTTCAAGAACCAGAATTCCAAACTTAGTGTTACCGTTCAACCAGAAGTCAACCGCAATGGTGTGGTAACTTTTGAGGTGGAATATCCGAACCCGAATTCACTTACCTTTCACGAATATATTATGTTGACTCAAAATTCAAACCGGGACGCTTATTTGATTGAATTGGGCGCGGAGAAAAGCAAAATCGCCTCCTTTAACAACACTTTTGGAGATATTCTAGACTCACTCCAATTTAGCTAA
- a CDS encoding VOC family protein — MAIGFQVTFDCSNPDKLAHFWADALHYKIPNPPSGFNTWNEFLKARNIPESEWDSKSAIEDPEGKGSRIFFQKVPEPKIVKNRVHLDLNVSGGFSTPLQDRIDRVKAETARLITHGAKLQREMQTQDEYWIVLTDPEGNEFCVH, encoded by the coding sequence ATGGCAATAGGTTTTCAGGTTACTTTTGATTGTAGCAACCCGGACAAGTTAGCTCATTTTTGGGCGGATGCCCTTCATTACAAAATTCCCAACCCACCGTCCGGTTTTAATACATGGAATGAATTTCTCAAAGCGCGAAACATTCCTGAAAGTGAGTGGGATAGCAAATCCGCGATTGAAGACCCGGAGGGCAAAGGCTCGCGTATTTTCTTCCAAAAAGTACCGGAGCCTAAAATCGTTAAAAATCGAGTGCATCTGGACTTGAATGTGAGTGGGGGCTTTTCGACTCCGCTTCAAGATCGGATTGATCGGGTTAAAGCAGAAACAGCGCGCCTGATTACGCATGGCGCAAAATTACAGCGCGAAATGCAAACCCAAGATGAATACTGGATTGTTTTGACCGACCCGGAAGGCAACGAGTTCTGTGTACACTAG
- a CDS encoding Stp1/IreP family PP2C-type Ser/Thr phosphatase — protein MLKLDPVALTDVGRKREHNEDYLGDLLIKGEPAFDPRKVEEKGHLFAVADGMGGYAAGEVASELAINTLFDRYYNGPTSGRLDNDLMQAIITTNTEVYKAGTEPGKGQMGTTLTIAVIKGNRVLVGNVGDSRTYLIRKGIPLRITRDHSLVQEQIEMGALTPEQASKSLIRNIITRAIGHRDEVEPDLFEQELQPGDVILLCSDGLHGLVKEMEMGTIVAAAPNLQKASQELIDLANSRGGSDNISVLLIGINELGPTIPSFLGTPSTQTNGNAATLEIPAIDQVTTRTPAAAETLKVPAPVDNKPTVQTPVQVKKAKGSGGFIFAALFVLLAAAAIAAFLYISSNSSTSGNTTQTPTTSTTTNSAQTIIPTVTQAAAAIAKTSALPVAVSTTNPATAGGNAPQPPVSPGIQIDRSQIKRLEIWLTVSGWPSTVAAKDCVFRLERVSSSGLSLGYVGDQIIEGKQYFVFSTSQDANLELAASTYIVSAICQNQPAETFGLKFSGKDLRIEDNGVSAGSGAQLKFDSGVLKMLYSLETAESTTRGEVEPFSSGATPLPPGTTTPRG, from the coding sequence TTGCTCAAGCTTGATCCTGTTGCGCTTACTGACGTAGGGCGCAAACGTGAACATAATGAAGATTACCTCGGCGACCTTTTAATAAAGGGTGAGCCTGCCTTTGACCCCCGTAAGGTGGAAGAAAAAGGGCATCTCTTTGCTGTTGCCGATGGCATGGGCGGCTATGCTGCCGGTGAGGTTGCCAGTGAATTGGCAATAAACACCCTCTTCGACCGCTATTACAACGGGCCGACTTCGGGTCGGCTTGATAATGACCTGATGCAAGCCATCATTACTACCAATACTGAAGTTTATAAAGCCGGTACCGAACCGGGTAAGGGGCAGATGGGTACTACTCTAACCATTGCCGTAATTAAAGGTAACCGGGTATTGGTGGGTAATGTCGGTGATAGTCGCACCTATCTTATCAGGAAAGGCATTCCGTTGCGCATCACCCGCGACCATTCGCTGGTGCAAGAGCAGATCGAAATGGGCGCGCTAACCCCTGAACAGGCTTCAAAAAGCCTTATCCGCAACATCATCACCCGCGCCATCGGGCATCGGGACGAAGTTGAGCCTGATCTTTTTGAGCAAGAACTTCAACCGGGAGATGTAATTCTGCTTTGTTCGGACGGATTGCATGGTCTGGTCAAAGAAATGGAGATGGGTACTATTGTAGCGGCAGCTCCTAATCTTCAGAAAGCGTCTCAGGAGTTGATTGACCTTGCTAATTCACGCGGGGGCAGCGACAATATCAGCGTATTGTTGATCGGGATTAATGAATTAGGTCCGACGATACCTTCATTTCTTGGTACTCCTAGCACGCAAACCAACGGTAATGCCGCTACTTTGGAAATTCCAGCCATTGACCAGGTAACCACACGCACACCTGCTGCCGCAGAAACTCTAAAAGTTCCCGCCCCGGTGGATAATAAACCTACTGTTCAGACTCCTGTGCAGGTTAAGAAAGCCAAAGGCTCAGGCGGCTTTATTTTTGCGGCTTTATTTGTTTTGCTGGCAGCAGCGGCAATTGCAGCATTTCTATATATTAGCTCCAATTCATCAACTTCTGGAAACACAACTCAAACCCCGACTACTTCCACAACCACCAACTCGGCACAAACCATAATTCCAACTGTTACACAGGCTGCTGCCGCTATTGCTAAAACCAGCGCACTACCCGTAGCCGTCTCTACTACCAATCCTGCCACCGCTGGTGGTAACGCGCCACAACCGCCTGTTTCACCGGGTATCCAGATTGACCGAAGCCAGATAAAGCGGCTTGAAATCTGGCTGACCGTTTCAGGATGGCCTTCAACTGTAGCAGCTAAGGATTGCGTATTCAGGCTTGAGCGTGTCTCTAGTTCCGGGTTATCGTTAGGCTATGTAGGTGACCAAATCATTGAGGGTAAGCAGTATTTTGTATTCAGCACCTCTCAGGATGCCAACCTTGAATTAGCGGCTTCCACCTATATTGTCAGCGCAATTTGCCAAAACCAACCTGCCGAAACATTTGGATTGAAGTTTAGCGGTAAAGATTTACGTATCGAAGATAATGGCGTTAGTGCCGGTTCCGGCGCACAACTTAAATTCGACTCCGGTGTCCTGAAGATGCTTTACAGCCTCGAAACTGCGGAAAGCACTACACGTGGTGAGGTGGAACCCTTTTCTTCCGGGGCAACGCCTTTGCCACCCGGCACTACAACACCTCGGGGTTAG